The following are encoded in a window of Onthophagus taurus isolate NC chromosome 3, IU_Otau_3.0, whole genome shotgun sequence genomic DNA:
- the LOC111423181 gene encoding uncharacterized protein, with amino-acid sequence MYRACLMNSEQTSLHRILWRDSEELPIDTYELLTVTYGTASASYLATRCLKQLSIECSDPVISEVIGNHFYVDDLLTGADSITKLSHIIGKVKSKLLEGGFELAKWTSNNLQIIRELTLTSTIDRVDLGKYENTRTLGLLWDPTSDEFRYQISEGTKYNKINKRTILSDIAQVFDPLGLLCPVTINAKIILQEIWQAGLNWDEALPNHIQSVLFPQK; translated from the coding sequence ATGTATCGTGCATGCTTAATGAATTCGGAGCAAACATCGCTGCATCGTATTCTATGGCGTGATTCTGAAGAATTGCCTATTGACACTTACGAACTGTTAACCGTAACGTACGGCACGGCATCCGCGAGCTACCTAGCAACACGGTGCCTAAAGCAACTGAGCATTGAATGCTCCGATCCGGTAATATCAGAAGTAATCGGGAACCACTTCTATGTAGACGATTTACTTACAGGGGCGGATTCAATAACAAAGCTTTCTCATATCATTGGTAAGGTTAAATCTAAATTACTTGAAGGCGGTTTTGAATTAGCTAAATGGACGTCAAATAACCTCCAAATTATTCGCGAGCTTACTTTAACATCTACGATAGACCGGGTCGATTTAGGCAAATACGAAAACACTCGAACTTTGGGATTATTGTGGGATCCTACAAGCGATGAATTTAGATATCAAATAAGTGAAGGTACCAAATATAATAAGATCAATAAACGTACAATTCTGTCTGATATTGCACAAGTGTTCGATCCACTTGGGTTATTATGTCCGGTAAcaataaatgcaaaaattattttacaagaaATTTGGCAAGCAGGGTTGAATTGGGATGAAGCGCTACCAAATCATATCCAGTCCGTTTTATTCCCACAGAAGTAA
- the LOC111419509 gene encoding uncharacterized protein gives MSQLETLIKKRGIIKGKLTNFTKFVAKFEITIRDTGVDHDLSVELEQRYDRASNFIDEFEAIQGEIELLCVDGEAQSAERESFEAAFYSNFAKAKRMLSNRTICTDSSFVVGPKPEQNRSVCWVKFRQQLPYLNSIRVPRHISLQYSRSLELHGFSDASTKAYGACIYLRSCGVDGDVISRLICAKSRVAPLKQITVPRLELMGALLLADLMSKVTNALKVDILKTTYWTDSSVVLGWLSIDPSQLQIFVGNRVTKILERTNSNEWRYVSTKDNPADPISRGVNVRELSNLEKYWLGPAWLIQNENMWPVRKFQTENLPEKRVVLNLTTNVNQLIPFSKFSTLTKLQRIVAFVFRFKNNFKGKLRLKGPLNADELRVALEYLVRCSQRETFPEELQLLESDKCLPKKNRLTNLSAFLDENGIIRVGGRLSNSDYAFDKKFPIIISGKHTLTRLIFEAEHKFLFHAGPQQLLASIRKRFWPIGGRSIAKHIARKCITCCRVNPKFTQPRMGNLPKNRITPAPPFHTTGVDYAGPFLLKNKRGRGAKTSKCYICLFVCFVTRAIHLELVSELTSEAFLSALRRFAARRGKPQKMYSDNGTNFVGANRELEELSKFLINNSNELTDMINACNINWSFIPPNSPHFGGIWEAGVKSVKFHLRRVASNASFTFEDFYTLLVQIEAILNSRPLTPLSSDPNDLAPLTPAHFLIGKQLISPPDPYLSHVGENRLSHFQHIQRVQQHFWARWSRELQRRHKWTKSDSDLKIGQFMALLTRIAQQLDYGWCLTLLVQLPRDTRLMISKWLGPQYSPTYSARS, from the exons ATGAGTCAATTagaaacattaattaaaaaacgagGCATTATTAAGGGAAAGCTTACgaattttactaaatttgtcgcgaaatttgaaattacTATACGAGATACAGGCGTTGATCATGACTTGTCTGTTGAGTTGGAACAACGTTACGATAGGGCCTCTAACTTTATTGATGAGTTCGAGGCAATTCAGGGGGAGATTGAATTATTATGCGTTGATGGCGAAGCGCAATCCGCGGAAAGAGAATCGTTTGAAGCGGCATTTTACTCCAACTTCGCGAAAGCTAAGCGTATGCTTTCTAATAGAACTATTTGCACTGATTCTTCATTCGTTGTCGGCCCCAAACCAGAACAGAAT CGATCAGTATGCTGGGTTAAATTTCGACAACAATTACCTTATCTAAATTCAATTCGTGTTCCGCGGCACATATCACTTCAATACTCAAGGTCATTAGAATTACACGGATTTTCGGACGCTTCAACGAAAGCGTACGGAGCGTGCATTTACCTTCGTTCTTGTGGGGTCGACGGAGACGTTATAAGTCGTTTGATTTGTGCAAAATCCAGAGTTGCACCATTAAAGCAAATTACCGTGCCGCGATTAGAGTTGATGGGAGCATTGCTGCTTGCGGACTTAATGAGTAAGGTTACAAATGCCTTAAAAGTagatatattaaaaacaacttaCTGGACAGACTCTAGTGTGGTTTTGGGTTGGTTATCAATAGATCCATCACAGTTGCAAATATTCGTAGGTAATCGTGTCACAAAAATATTGGAGAGAACAAATTCAAATGAATGGAGATACGTCTCTACAAAAGACAACCCGGCCGATCCTATTTCGCGCGGGGTTAATGTTCGGgaattatcaaatttagaaAAGTATTGGTTGGGACCGGCTTGGTTAATACAAAACGAAAACATGTGGCCTGTTCGGAAATTTCAGACAGAAAATCTTCCTGAAAAAagagttgtattaaatttaaccacTAATGTCAATCAGTTAATTccattttcaaagttttcGACTTTAACAAAGTTACAAAGAATTGTTGCCTTCGTATTcagattcaaaaataattttaaaggaaaattaagACTTAAAGGTCCTCTAAATGCTGATGAGTTAAGAGTTGCTTTGGAATATTTAGTTAGATGTAGTCAAAGGGAAACATTTCCTGAAGAACTACAATTATTAGAGAGCGATAAATGTTTACCAAAGAAAAACAGATTAACAAATTTGAGTGCATTTTTAGATGAAAACGGGATAATTCGAGTAGGCGGACGATTAAGTAACTCGGATTATGCGTTTGACAAGAAATTTCCAATAATAATATCAGGCAAACATACATTAACCCGTTTAATTTTCGAAGCAGaacataaatttctttttcacgCCGGGCCCCAACAATTATTAGCATCAATACGGAAACGGTTTTGGCCAATCGGTGGACGAAGCATCGCAAAGCACATTGCGCGTAAATGTATAACTTGTTGTCGAGTAAACCCAAAATTCACACAACCCCGTATGGGTAACTTACCTAAAAATCGAATAACACCAGCACCTCCCTTTCATACCACAGGAGTGGACTACGCAGGTCCATTtcttctaaaaaataaaaggggCAGAGGGGCAAAGACAAGCAAATGCTACATTTGTTTATTCGTATGTTTTGTGACACGTGCAATTCATTTAGAATTGGTATCTGAATTAACTTCTGAGGCATTTTTATCCGCACTCCGTCGTTTCGCAGCAAGAAGGGGTAAACCGCAGAAAATGTACTCTGACAACGGCACTAATTTTGTGGGCGCTAATAGAGAGTTAGAGGAATTAAGCAAATTCCTAATTAATAATTCCAACGAACTAACAGACATGATTAATGCCTGCAATATAAATTGGTCGTTTATTCCTCCCAATTCTCCTCATTTTGGAGGAATCTGGGAGGCGGGGGTTAAATCCGTAAAGTTTCATTTAAGGCGGGTAGCTAGTAATGCCTCGTTTACATTCGAAGATTTTTATACCTTGCTGGTTCAGATTGAAGCAATTCTTAATTCACGACCCCTTACACCATTATCATCCGATCCCAATGACTTGGCTCCTTTAACCCCGGCCCATTTCTTGATTGGAAAACAACTCATCTCACCACCAGATCCATATTTAAGTCACGTGGGTGAAAATAGACTATCGCATTTTCAACACATTCAACGGGTTCAACAGCATTTTTGGGCTCGATGGTCCCGAGAATTACAGCGTCGACACAAATGGACGAAGAGCGACTCTGACCTAAAAATTGGACAATTCATGGCGTTATTAACGAGAATAGCACAACAACTAGATTACGGGTGGTGTTTGACGCTTCTTGTCCAACTACCACGGGATACTCGTTTAATGATATCCAAATGGTTGGGCCCACAATACAGCCCGACTTATTCAGCGCGCTCATAA